One segment of Streptomyces sp. XD-27 DNA contains the following:
- a CDS encoding AAA family ATPase: MHLKSLTLRGFKSFASATTLRFEPGITCVVGPNGSGKSNVVDALSWVMGEQGAKSLRGGKMEDVIFAGTTGRPPLGRAEVSLTIDNSDGALPIEYAEVTITRIMFRNGGSEYQINGDTCRLLDIQELLSDSGIGREMHVIVGQGQLDSVLHADPMGRRAFIEEAAGVLKHRKRKEKALRKLDAMQANLARVQDLTDELRRQLKPLGRQAAVARRAAVIQADLRDVRLRLLADDLVTLREALRSEIADEAALKQRKESAEARLKAALQREAALEEQVRTLAPRLQRAQATWHELSQLAERVRGTVSLADARVKSATSAPAEERRGRDPEDMEREAARIREQEAELEAALEAASRALEDTVAHRAELERRLAEEERRLKDAARAIADRREGLARLHGQVTAARGRAASAQAEIDRLATARDEARRRAVTAQEEYEQLREEVDGLDADDAELAERHETAKRELAEAEAALGAAREAATAAERQRAATAARHDALALGLRRKDGTGALLAAADQLSGLLGPAAELLTVAPGHEIPLAAALGAAADAIAVTDPATAADALRLLRKQDAGRAALLLGGPAAPPASAAAPHAESPAPPASGPGPYPQGSAPSAPSSAVPDAGPAVPAARTGGAPQGGSGQIPGPGAAPFATDGEAREPHTRAAVGGGMALPSGPGGAVASPGGDAVEAAGEPAGTGARGVSGSAALPGGAADAVGYPRAADLVRGPAELLPAVRRLLDRVVVVGTLEDAEQLVAARPELTAVTAEGDLLGTHFAHGGSAGAPSLLEVQASVDEAAAELAELAVRCAELAETQRRAGERRTACAALVEELAGRRSAADREKSQVAQALGRLSGQARAAAGEAERMTEAADKAQEALERATEEAEVLSERLAVAEEAPGEEEPDTSVRDRLAADGANARQTEMEARLQVRTHEERVKGLAGRADSLDRAARAEREARARAQQRRARLRHEAEVAAAVASGARQLLAHVEVSLVRAEAERDAAERAKAEREQELVAERNQGRELKGELDKLTDSVHRGEVLGAEKRLRIEQLETKALEELGVEPAGLIAEYGPDQPVPASPPAEGEEAADAAGRPLPFVRAEQEKRLKAAERAYQQLGKVNPLALEEFAALEERHKFLTEQLEDLKKTRADLLQVVKEVDERVEQVFTEAYHDTAREFEGVFSRLFPGGEGRLVLTDPDNMLATGVEVEARPPGKKVKRLSLLSGGERSLTAVALLVSIFKARPSPFYVMDEVEAALDDTNLQRLIRIMEELQESSQLIVITHQKRTMEVADALYGVSMQGDGVSKVISQRLR; this comes from the coding sequence GTGCACCTGAAGAGCCTGACCCTGCGAGGTTTCAAGTCCTTCGCCTCGGCCACGACGCTGCGCTTCGAACCCGGCATCACCTGCGTCGTCGGCCCCAACGGGTCGGGCAAGTCCAACGTGGTGGACGCGCTCTCCTGGGTCATGGGTGAACAGGGAGCCAAGTCCCTGCGCGGCGGGAAGATGGAGGACGTCATCTTCGCCGGGACCACCGGCCGCCCGCCGCTGGGCCGCGCCGAGGTCTCCCTCACCATCGACAACTCCGACGGCGCGCTGCCCATCGAATACGCCGAAGTCACCATCACGCGGATCATGTTCCGCAACGGCGGCAGCGAATACCAGATCAACGGCGACACCTGCCGGCTGCTGGACATCCAGGAACTGCTCTCCGACTCCGGCATCGGCCGCGAGATGCACGTCATCGTCGGCCAGGGCCAGCTCGACTCCGTCCTGCACGCCGACCCGATGGGCCGCCGCGCCTTCATCGAAGAGGCGGCCGGCGTCCTCAAGCACCGCAAGCGCAAGGAGAAGGCGCTGCGCAAACTGGACGCGATGCAGGCCAACCTGGCCCGCGTCCAGGACCTCACCGACGAGCTGCGCCGCCAGCTCAAACCGCTGGGCCGGCAGGCCGCCGTGGCCCGGCGCGCCGCCGTCATCCAGGCCGACCTGCGGGACGTGCGGCTGCGGCTGCTCGCCGACGACCTGGTCACCCTGCGCGAGGCGCTGCGCTCCGAGATCGCCGACGAGGCGGCGCTCAAGCAGCGCAAGGAGTCCGCCGAGGCGCGGCTGAAGGCCGCCCTCCAGCGCGAGGCCGCCTTGGAGGAGCAGGTACGCACGCTGGCGCCGCGGCTCCAGCGCGCGCAAGCGACCTGGCACGAGCTCTCGCAGCTCGCCGAGCGGGTACGCGGCACCGTCAGCCTCGCGGACGCGCGGGTCAAGAGCGCCACCTCCGCCCCCGCCGAGGAGCGGCGCGGCCGCGACCCGGAGGACATGGAACGCGAGGCGGCCCGGATCCGCGAGCAGGAGGCGGAGCTGGAGGCCGCGTTGGAGGCCGCGAGCCGCGCGCTGGAGGACACCGTCGCCCACCGGGCCGAGCTGGAGCGCCGGTTGGCCGAGGAGGAACGCCGGCTCAAGGACGCCGCCCGGGCCATCGCCGACCGCCGCGAGGGGCTCGCCCGGCTGCACGGCCAGGTGACCGCCGCGCGCGGCCGGGCCGCCTCCGCCCAGGCCGAGATCGACCGGCTCGCGACGGCCCGGGACGAGGCGCGCCGCCGGGCGGTCACCGCCCAGGAGGAGTACGAGCAGCTGCGCGAGGAGGTCGACGGGCTCGACGCGGACGACGCGGAGCTGGCCGAACGGCACGAGACGGCCAAGCGCGAGCTCGCCGAGGCCGAGGCCGCGCTGGGCGCGGCGCGCGAGGCCGCCACCGCCGCCGAGCGCCAACGCGCGGCCACCGCGGCCCGGCACGACGCCCTCGCGCTGGGCCTGCGCAGGAAGGACGGCACGGGCGCCCTGCTCGCCGCCGCCGACCAGCTGAGCGGGCTGCTCGGCCCCGCCGCGGAACTCCTGACGGTCGCCCCCGGCCACGAGATCCCGCTGGCCGCCGCACTGGGCGCCGCCGCCGACGCGATCGCGGTCACCGACCCGGCCACGGCGGCCGACGCGCTGCGCCTGCTCCGCAAACAGGACGCGGGCCGCGCCGCACTGCTGCTGGGCGGGCCCGCGGCCCCGCCTGCCTCGGCTGCCGCCCCGCACGCCGAGAGCCCCGCCCCGCCCGCCTCGGGTCCCGGCCCGTACCCCCAGGGCTCCGCCCCGTCCGCGCCCTCGTCGGCCGTCCCGGACGCGGGCCCGGCCGTCCCGGCCGCACGTACCGGCGGTGCGCCGCAGGGCGGTTCGGGGCAGATCCCGGGGCCTGGCGCGGCACCCTTCGCCACCGACGGCGAGGCGCGGGAGCCGCATACGCGTGCCGCGGTCGGTGGTGGCATGGCGCTTCCGTCCGGCCCGGGCGGCGCGGTGGCCTCGCCCGGTGGCGACGCCGTGGAGGCGGCGGGGGAGCCGGCGGGGACGGGCGCGCGGGGCGTGTCCGGCTCCGCCGCCCTGCCCGGCGGGGCGGCGGACGCCGTCGGGTACCCCCGCGCCGCGGACCTCGTGCGCGGGCCCGCCGAGCTGCTCCCCGCCGTGCGCCGGCTGCTGGACCGGGTCGTGGTGGTCGGGACCTTGGAGGACGCCGAGCAACTCGTCGCCGCCCGCCCGGAGCTGACCGCCGTCACCGCCGAAGGCGACCTGCTCGGCACGCACTTCGCGCACGGCGGTTCCGCGGGCGCGCCCAGCCTGCTGGAGGTGCAGGCGTCGGTCGACGAGGCCGCGGCGGAGCTGGCGGAGCTCGCCGTGCGGTGCGCGGAACTGGCCGAGACGCAGCGCCGGGCGGGGGAGCGGCGTACCGCGTGTGCCGCCCTCGTCGAGGAGCTGGCCGGGCGGCGCAGCGCCGCCGACCGGGAGAAGTCGCAGGTCGCGCAGGCGCTGGGGCGGCTCTCCGGGCAGGCCCGGGCGGCCGCCGGAGAGGCCGAGCGGATGACGGAGGCCGCCGACAAGGCCCAGGAGGCGCTGGAGCGGGCCACCGAGGAGGCCGAGGTCCTTTCCGAGCGGCTGGCGGTGGCCGAGGAGGCACCGGGCGAGGAGGAGCCGGACACCTCGGTACGGGACCGGCTCGCCGCCGACGGGGCCAACGCCCGCCAGACGGAGATGGAGGCCCGCCTCCAGGTCCGTACCCACGAGGAGCGCGTCAAGGGGCTCGCGGGGCGCGCCGACTCCCTCGACCGCGCCGCGCGCGCCGAGCGCGAGGCGCGGGCCCGCGCCCAGCAGCGGCGCGCCCGGTTGCGGCACGAGGCGGAGGTGGCGGCCGCGGTCGCCTCCGGCGCCCGGCAGCTGCTCGCCCATGTGGAGGTGTCGCTGGTGCGGGCCGAGGCCGAGCGGGACGCCGCGGAGCGGGCCAAGGCCGAGCGGGAGCAGGAGCTGGTCGCCGAGCGCAACCAGGGCCGCGAGCTCAAGGGCGAGCTGGACAAGCTGACGGACTCGGTGCACCGCGGCGAGGTGCTGGGCGCGGAGAAGCGGCTGCGCATCGAGCAGCTGGAGACCAAGGCGCTGGAGGAGCTGGGCGTCGAGCCCGCCGGGCTGATCGCGGAGTACGGTCCCGACCAGCCCGTACCCGCGTCGCCGCCCGCCGAGGGGGAGGAGGCCGCCGACGCCGCGGGGCGGCCGCTGCCCTTCGTACGGGCCGAGCAGGAGAAGCGGCTCAAGGCCGCCGAGCGCGCCTACCAGCAGCTCGGCAAGGTCAACCCGCTGGCGCTGGAGGAGTTCGCGGCCCTGGAGGAACGGCACAAGTTCCTCACCGAGCAGCTCGAGGACCTGAAGAAGACCCGGGCCGACCTGCTCCAGGTGGTCAAGGAGGTCGACGAGCGGGTCGAGCAGGTCTTCACGGAGGCGTACCACGACACGGCGCGCGAGTTCGAGGGGGTCTTCTCCCGGCTCTTCCCCGGCGGCGAGGGCCGGCTGGTCCTGACCGACCCCGACAACATGCTGGCCACCGGCGTGGAAGTGGAGGCGCGGCCGCCGGGCAAGAAGGTCAAGCGGCTGTCGCTGCTGTCGGGCGGCGAGCGGTCGCTGACCGCCGTGGCGCTGCTGGTGTCGATCTTCAAGGCCCGGCCGAGCCCGTTCTATGTGATGGACGAGGTCGAGGCGGCGCTGGACGACACCAACCTCCAGCGGCTGATCCGGATCATGGAAGAGCTCCAGGAGAGCTCGCAGCTGATCGTGATCACTCACCAGAAGCGGACCATGGAGGTCGCCGACGCGCTGTACGGCGTCTCCATGCAGGGCGACGGGGTCTCGAAGGTCATCAGCCAGCGGCTGCGCTGA
- a CDS encoding sugar porter family MFS transporter: protein MTTTATAQASAGRKAPTEHLGHVIFITAAAAMGGFLFGYDSAVINGAVEAIRDKYEIGSAALAQVIAVALIGCAVGAATAGRLADRIGRIRVMQIAAVLFTVSAVGSALPFSLWDLAMWRVLGGIGIGMASVIGPAYIAEVAPPAYRGRLASFQQAAIVIGIAISQLVNWGILNLADGDQRGEIAGIEAWQWMLGVMVVPAALYGLLSFAIPESPRFLISAGRSDKAKEVLAEVEGAGSDLDARVAEIEQAMRSEHKSTFRDLMGGRGGLLPIVWIGIGLSVFQQLVGINVAFYYSSTLWQSVGVDPSGSFFYSFTTSIINIVGTIIAMIFVDKVGRKPLALIGSVGMAVSLGLLAWAFSADLVDGKLPHTQGVLALIAAHAFVLFFALSWGVVVWVLLGEMFPNRIRAAALGVAASAQWIANWAITASFPNLSEWNLSGTYVMYTVFAALSIPFILKWVPETKGKALEEMG, encoded by the coding sequence TTGACCACCACCGCGACGGCGCAGGCGTCCGCGGGCCGCAAGGCCCCGACGGAACACCTCGGCCATGTCATCTTCATCACCGCCGCCGCCGCGATGGGCGGCTTCCTTTTCGGCTACGACAGCGCCGTGATCAATGGCGCGGTCGAGGCCATCCGTGACAAGTACGAGATCGGATCGGCCGCGCTCGCCCAGGTCATCGCCGTCGCCCTGATCGGCTGCGCCGTCGGCGCCGCCACCGCGGGCCGGCTCGCCGACCGCATCGGCCGGATCCGGGTCATGCAGATCGCCGCCGTGCTCTTCACCGTCAGCGCGGTCGGCTCGGCACTGCCGTTCTCGCTGTGGGACCTGGCCATGTGGCGGGTGCTCGGCGGCATCGGCATCGGCATGGCCTCCGTGATCGGCCCCGCCTACATCGCCGAGGTCGCCCCGCCCGCGTACCGCGGCCGACTCGCCTCCTTCCAGCAGGCCGCGATCGTCATCGGCATCGCGATCTCCCAGCTGGTCAACTGGGGCATCCTCAACCTCGCCGACGGCGACCAGCGCGGTGAGATCGCCGGGATCGAGGCCTGGCAGTGGATGCTCGGCGTCATGGTCGTCCCCGCCGCGCTCTACGGGCTGCTGTCCTTCGCCATCCCCGAGTCGCCCCGCTTCCTGATCTCCGCCGGCCGCAGCGACAAGGCCAAGGAGGTCCTCGCCGAGGTCGAGGGCGCCGGATCCGACCTCGACGCCCGGGTCGCCGAGATCGAGCAGGCGATGCGCAGCGAGCACAAGTCGACCTTCCGCGACCTGATGGGCGGCCGGGGCGGTCTGCTGCCGATCGTCTGGATCGGCATCGGCCTGTCGGTCTTCCAGCAGCTCGTCGGCATCAACGTCGCGTTCTACTACTCCTCGACGCTGTGGCAGTCCGTCGGCGTCGACCCGAGCGGCTCGTTCTTCTACTCCTTCACCACATCGATCATCAACATCGTCGGCACCATCATCGCGATGATCTTCGTCGACAAGGTCGGCCGCAAGCCGCTCGCGCTGATCGGCTCGGTGGGCATGGCGGTCTCGCTGGGCCTGCTGGCCTGGGCCTTCTCCGCAGACCTCGTCGACGGCAAGCTCCCGCACACCCAGGGCGTCCTGGCCCTGATCGCGGCCCACGCCTTCGTGCTTTTCTTCGCCCTGTCGTGGGGCGTGGTGGTCTGGGTCCTGCTCGGCGAGATGTTCCCCAACCGCATCCGCGCCGCCGCGCTGGGCGTCGCCGCCTCCGCGCAGTGGATCGCCAACTGGGCCATCACCGCCAGCTTCCCGAACCTGTCGGAGTGGAACCTGTCGGGCACGTACGTGATGTACACCGTCTTCGCCGCGCTCTCGATCCCGTTCATCCTCAAGTGGGTGCCGGAGACCAAGGGCAAGGCGTTGGAGGAGATGGGCTAA
- a CDS encoding acylphosphatase, whose protein sequence is MNDNVRLTVWVRGRVQGVGFRWYTRANALRIGGLVGFASNLADGRVQVVAEGPRAECEQLLDWLRAGDTPGRVDGVTEIWDTPRGGYDTFETR, encoded by the coding sequence ATGAACGACAACGTCCGACTTACCGTCTGGGTCCGCGGCCGCGTCCAGGGCGTGGGTTTCCGCTGGTACACGCGGGCCAACGCGCTGCGGATCGGCGGTCTCGTCGGCTTCGCGTCGAATCTGGCCGACGGCCGGGTCCAGGTGGTGGCCGAGGGGCCGCGCGCCGAATGCGAGCAACTGCTCGACTGGCTGCGCGCGGGCGACACGCCCGGCCGCGTCGACGGCGTCACTGAGATCTGGGACACCCCACGAGGCGGCTACGACACCTTCGAGACCCGCTGA
- a CDS encoding CAP domain-containing protein — protein sequence MGRHRRSAPEPTAGPPSSTGTAPDATRHRGARRKGPAPVRTGLLGASAAVALGAVAVASGLVPGFSPGSGGDSGATVRADHLPDEDLGAQGSSSGPTAERGTTPASRGDGRSQAPSASPSKKASAKPSASPSKKPSPSRSAKPGGGDGTGDGRPSPTRTTAPATPTRTAPPTTGGPHSASEREVLALVNQERAQAGCSPLSADPELAELAGAFSEDMDARNFFDHTDPDGDSPWDRAKQAGVSNLGGENIARGQADARAVMDSWMNSPGHRANILNCDFKTLGVGAHEGDGGPWWTQEFGY from the coding sequence ATGGGTCGCCATCGACGATCTGCCCCCGAACCCACGGCAGGACCCCCCTCCTCCACCGGGACCGCTCCGGACGCCACCCGCCACCGGGGAGCGCGCCGCAAGGGCCCGGCGCCGGTACGCACCGGACTGCTGGGCGCATCCGCCGCCGTCGCGCTGGGCGCGGTGGCGGTGGCCTCCGGCCTGGTGCCGGGATTCTCCCCCGGCTCGGGCGGGGACTCCGGTGCGACCGTGCGCGCCGACCACCTCCCGGACGAGGACCTGGGCGCGCAGGGCTCCTCCTCGGGGCCGACCGCGGAGCGCGGCACGACGCCCGCGAGCCGCGGCGACGGCCGTTCGCAGGCGCCGTCCGCCTCCCCCTCGAAGAAGGCGTCGGCCAAGCCGTCCGCGAGCCCGTCGAAGAAGCCGTCGCCCTCCCGGTCGGCGAAGCCCGGCGGCGGAGACGGCACCGGCGACGGGCGCCCGAGCCCGACCCGTACCACCGCCCCCGCCACGCCGACGCGGACCGCGCCCCCCACCACCGGGGGACCGCACTCGGCCTCCGAGCGGGAGGTGCTGGCCCTGGTCAACCAGGAGCGGGCGCAGGCGGGCTGCTCCCCGCTGTCCGCCGACCCGGAGCTGGCCGAGCTCGCCGGGGCCTTCAGCGAGGACATGGACGCGCGGAACTTCTTCGACCACACCGACCCGGATGGCGATTCGCCCTGGGACCGGGCGAAGCAGGCCGGGGTCAGCAATCTGGGCGGCGAGAACATAGCCCGCGGCCAGGCGGACGCGCGGGCGGTGATGGACTCGTGGATGAACAGCCCCGGCCACCGCGCGAACATCCTCAACTGCGACTTCAAGACCCTGGGCGTGGGCGCGCACGAAGGCGACGGCGGCCCGTGGTGGACGCAGGAGTTCGGCTACTGA